From Streptomyces sp. HUAS MG91, the proteins below share one genomic window:
- a CDS encoding PIG-L family deacetylase has protein sequence MTDRPLTLMAVHAHPDDEATSTGGILARYAAEGIRTVLVTCTDGACGDGPGGVKPGDPGHDPAAVARMRRQELEASREVLKISDLETLDYGDSGMMGWPSNDAPGAFWQTPVETGAARLADLMRHYRPDVVVTYDENGFYGHPDHIQAHRITMAAVAMTDLTPKVYWTTMPRSGMQRFGEIMREFHPEMPEPDPAEAAAMAEIGLPDEEITTWVDATAFSDQKFDSLAAHASQGENIFFLKMGKERFAEFMGVETFVRVQDTTGAALPEDDLFAGLR, from the coding sequence ATGACTGACCGGCCTTTGACGCTCATGGCGGTGCACGCCCACCCCGACGACGAGGCCACCAGCACCGGAGGAATCCTCGCGCGGTACGCGGCCGAGGGCATCCGCACGGTTCTGGTGACCTGTACCGACGGCGCTTGTGGTGACGGGCCGGGAGGGGTGAAGCCGGGCGACCCCGGTCACGATCCCGCGGCCGTCGCCCGGATGCGCCGCCAGGAACTCGAGGCGAGCCGCGAGGTCCTGAAGATCAGCGACCTGGAGACGCTCGACTACGGCGACTCCGGAATGATGGGCTGGCCGAGCAACGACGCGCCCGGGGCCTTCTGGCAGACCCCCGTGGAGACGGGCGCCGCCCGGCTCGCGGACCTGATGCGGCACTACCGGCCCGATGTCGTCGTCACCTATGACGAGAACGGCTTCTACGGCCACCCCGACCACATCCAGGCCCACCGCATCACGATGGCGGCGGTCGCCATGACCGATCTGACCCCGAAGGTGTACTGGACCACGATGCCCCGGTCGGGGATGCAGCGGTTCGGGGAGATCATGCGCGAGTTCCACCCGGAGATGCCGGAGCCGGATCCCGCCGAGGCCGCCGCGATGGCCGAGATCGGCCTGCCCGACGAGGAGATCACCACCTGGGTCGACGCCACCGCGTTCAGCGACCAGAAGTTCGACTCGCTGGCCGCGCACGCCAGCCAGGGCGAGAACATCTTCTTCCTGAAGATGGGCAAGGAGCGGTTCGCCGAGTTCATGGGCGTGGAGACCTTCGTCCGGGTCCAGGACACCACCGGCGCGGCCCTTCCCGAGGACGATCTCTTCGCCGGACTGCGCTGA
- a CDS encoding AbfB domain-containing protein, which translates to MPLRPTGLRPTGVLLAVLALFLGGVTALAPAAAAAPAAWSPKPAPMTTPWTAQVSRDNPLPEYPRPQLTRPDWANLNGIWDFAVTGKDAGQPASFTDQIRVPFVAESALSGIQRKITENDKLWYKRTFTVPAGWNGRRVQLNFGASDWRTTVWVNGQQTGAVHSGGYDAFGYDITPLLNGGTNTVVVSVFDPTQTGGQAVGKQRINDVTPHPGGGIFYTAASGIWQTVWLEPTAAAHVTRLDMVPRLSDSTLRVTVQGAGISGQSARVTVSSGGTTVGTATGAVGSELTVRITDPHLWSPDDPFLYDVKAELVSGSTVVDSVGSYTGMRSISRGTVGGKQRLLLNGKFVFQTGTLDQGYWPDGIYTAPTDDALKYDLQKHKDLGFNMVRKHIKVEPQRWFYWADKLGLLVWQDMPAMDTRTPDTAARTQWEAEFDQIIDEHRSSPSLVMWVDQNEGWGQYDQARIADKVKAADPSRLVDNMSGINCCGAVDGGNGDVIDHHVYVGPGVTSPSSTRAAVLGEYGGLGMRVPGHEWSPGNGFSYEDQADAAHLNNRFVGLIDALRLQQMPTGLSASVYTEITDVENEVNGLMTYDRQVVKVDAARVKAANQALIAASANPGGPTTLPTGLKSLRVTTPGYTDRYIRHKDALAYTEVVNSASADLLKNDATWRIVPGLADGSCYSFESRNYPGEYLRHRDFRVHREAGDGSALFKADATFCAVPGQGGVRLMAQNYPGQYLRHYNAEVYLSVPGGSRAADSPQSFTEDTTWAVEAPWAP; encoded by the coding sequence ATGCCCTTGCGCCCCACCGGCTTAAGACCCACCGGTGTTCTGCTGGCCGTTCTCGCCCTCTTCCTGGGCGGTGTCACGGCGCTGGCCCCGGCGGCCGCGGCGGCGCCCGCCGCCTGGAGCCCCAAGCCCGCGCCCATGACGACCCCGTGGACCGCCCAGGTCTCCCGGGACAATCCGCTGCCGGAGTACCCGAGGCCGCAGCTGACCCGGCCCGACTGGGCCAATCTCAACGGCATCTGGGACTTCGCCGTCACCGGGAAGGACGCGGGGCAGCCGGCGTCCTTCACCGACCAGATCCGGGTGCCGTTCGTCGCGGAGTCCGCGCTCTCCGGCATCCAGCGCAAGATCACCGAGAACGACAAGCTCTGGTACAAGCGGACCTTCACCGTGCCCGCGGGCTGGAACGGCCGCCGGGTCCAGCTCAACTTCGGTGCCAGTGACTGGCGTACGACGGTGTGGGTCAACGGCCAGCAGACCGGAGCGGTCCACAGCGGCGGCTACGACGCGTTCGGCTACGACATCACGCCGCTGCTCAACGGCGGCACGAACACCGTCGTGGTCTCGGTCTTCGACCCGACCCAGACCGGCGGCCAGGCCGTGGGCAAGCAGCGCATCAACGACGTGACGCCGCATCCCGGCGGCGGCATCTTCTACACCGCGGCCTCCGGCATCTGGCAGACCGTCTGGCTGGAGCCGACCGCCGCGGCGCACGTCACCCGGCTCGACATGGTGCCGCGGCTGTCCGACTCGACGCTGCGGGTCACCGTGCAGGGCGCGGGAATCAGCGGGCAGAGCGCACGGGTCACGGTGAGCTCGGGCGGCACGACGGTCGGCACGGCGACCGGCGCGGTCGGCTCGGAGCTGACGGTGAGGATCACCGACCCGCACCTGTGGTCGCCGGACGACCCGTTCCTGTACGACGTGAAGGCCGAACTCGTCTCCGGCTCCACGGTGGTCGACTCCGTCGGCTCGTACACGGGGATGCGGTCGATCTCGCGCGGCACGGTGGGCGGTAAGCAACGCCTGTTGCTCAACGGCAAGTTCGTCTTCCAGACCGGCACCCTCGACCAGGGCTACTGGCCGGACGGCATCTACACCGCGCCCACGGACGACGCGCTCAAGTACGACCTCCAGAAGCACAAGGACCTCGGCTTCAACATGGTCCGCAAGCACATCAAGGTCGAGCCGCAGCGCTGGTTCTACTGGGCCGACAAGCTGGGCCTGCTGGTGTGGCAGGACATGCCCGCGATGGACACCCGCACCCCGGATACGGCGGCCCGCACCCAGTGGGAGGCCGAGTTCGACCAGATCATCGACGAGCACCGCAGTTCCCCGTCGCTCGTGATGTGGGTCGACCAGAACGAGGGCTGGGGCCAGTACGACCAGGCCCGCATCGCCGACAAGGTGAAGGCGGCCGACCCCTCGCGGCTCGTCGACAACATGAGTGGCATCAACTGCTGCGGCGCGGTCGACGGCGGCAACGGCGACGTCATCGACCATCACGTGTACGTCGGCCCAGGAGTGACGAGCCCGTCCTCGACCCGGGCGGCCGTGCTCGGCGAGTACGGCGGGCTCGGGATGCGGGTGCCGGGCCACGAGTGGTCGCCGGGCAACGGCTTCAGCTACGAGGACCAGGCCGACGCCGCGCACCTGAACAACCGGTTCGTCGGACTCATCGACGCGCTGCGCCTGCAACAGATGCCGACCGGGCTCTCGGCCTCCGTGTACACGGAGATCACCGATGTCGAGAACGAGGTCAACGGCCTCATGACGTACGACCGTCAGGTGGTCAAGGTCGACGCGGCGCGGGTCAAGGCGGCCAACCAGGCCCTGATCGCCGCCTCCGCGAACCCGGGCGGGCCGACGACCCTGCCCACCGGCCTGAAGTCGCTGCGGGTCACCACGCCCGGTTACACCGACCGCTACATCCGGCACAAGGACGCCCTCGCCTACACGGAGGTCGTCAACTCCGCGAGCGCGGACCTGCTGAAGAACGACGCCACCTGGCGGATCGTGCCGGGGCTCGCCGACGGCTCCTGCTACTCGTTCGAGTCCCGCAACTACCCGGGCGAGTACCTGCGCCACCGCGACTTCCGGGTGCACCGCGAGGCCGGTGACGGCTCGGCCCTGTTCAAGGCGGACGCCACGTTCTGCGCGGTGCCCGGGCAGGGCGGGGTCCGGCTGATGGCGCAGAACTATCCGGGCCAGTACCTGCGGCACTACAACGCCGAGGTCTACCTGTCCGTACCGGGCGGATCCCGGGCCGCCGACAGCCCGCAGTCGTTCACCGAGGACACGACCTGGGCCGTGGAGGCGCCCTGGGCACCCTGA
- a CDS encoding GNAT family N-acetyltransferase — MSDIEIHDDRDAGFLRARAGGPDGDVAGYIQYFVLEEPRRALVPVHTVVEPAHEGKGIGGSLARELYATAAREAIAVAPLCPFVVQWAARHPGEAPAAPDALLDAAQAAVGDHPELW; from the coding sequence ATGAGCGACATCGAGATCCACGACGACCGCGACGCCGGCTTTCTGCGCGCCCGGGCCGGCGGCCCCGACGGCGACGTCGCCGGGTACATCCAGTACTTCGTCCTGGAGGAGCCGCGGCGCGCCCTCGTGCCGGTGCACACCGTCGTGGAGCCCGCGCACGAAGGGAAGGGCATCGGCGGCTCCCTCGCCCGCGAGCTGTACGCGACCGCCGCCCGGGAGGCGATCGCGGTCGCGCCGCTGTGCCCGTTCGTCGTCCAGTGGGCGGCCCGGCATCCGGGCGAGGCGCCCGCGGCCCCCGACGCGCTCCTCGACGCCGCGCAGGCGGCCGTCGGCGACCACCCCGAACTGTGGTGA
- a CDS encoding aspartate/glutamate racemase family protein encodes MKLALLHTSPVHVPVFDTLRDADHPGLALRHVVREELLERARAEGPSAVADDVRALLAAAAADGADAVLCTCSSIGAVAQEQAAAAGVPVLRVDRPMAARAVAEGPRVVVVATTHSTLGPTAALVEEEAGRAGRTVDLRTVLVEDAWELFLAGEREAYLDRVAAALDAVTEADADVIVLAQASLTDAAARTRTTVPVLSSPRLGLAAAAAECARPESA; translated from the coding sequence ATGAAGCTGGCACTCCTGCACACCTCACCCGTCCACGTCCCCGTCTTCGACACCCTGCGCGACGCCGACCACCCCGGCCTCGCGCTGCGCCACGTCGTGCGCGAGGAGCTTCTGGAGCGGGCCCGCGCCGAGGGCCCGTCGGCCGTCGCCGACGACGTCCGCGCGCTGCTTGCGGCCGCGGCCGCCGACGGGGCCGACGCCGTCCTGTGCACCTGCTCCAGCATCGGCGCCGTCGCCCAGGAACAGGCCGCCGCGGCCGGAGTCCCCGTGCTGCGGGTGGACCGGCCGATGGCCGCGCGGGCCGTCGCCGAGGGGCCCCGCGTCGTCGTGGTCGCCACCACCCACAGCACCCTGGGCCCGACCGCCGCCCTCGTCGAGGAGGAGGCCGGCCGCGCCGGACGCACCGTCGATCTGCGCACCGTGCTCGTCGAGGACGCCTGGGAGCTGTTCCTCGCCGGTGAGCGCGAGGCCTACCTCGACCGGGTCGCCGCCGCCCTGGACGCCGTCACCGAGGCCGACGCCGACGTGATCGTCCTCGCCCAGGCGTCCCTGACCGACGCCGCCGCACGCACCCGCACCACCGTCCCCGTGCTCTCCAGCCCGCGCCTCGGACTCGCCGCCGCGGCGGCGGAATGCGCACGCCCCGAAAGCGCTTAG
- a CDS encoding nitroreductase family deazaflavin-dependent oxidoreductase — MTEVVISPTGWVADQARVYEESGGTKGTTIQGAPCLLLDYRGRKSGQWRRTVLIYGRDGDDLLIVASYGGSDQHPLWYLNLEANPDVRLRVGTERFTARAETLSPEDKARVWDSLVELFPPYAEYRRKTSRDIPVVRLVRTDG; from the coding sequence ATGACCGAAGTCGTCATCAGCCCGACCGGATGGGTCGCCGACCAGGCCCGCGTCTACGAGGAGTCCGGCGGCACCAAGGGCACCACCATCCAGGGTGCCCCGTGCCTGCTCCTCGACTACCGGGGCCGCAAGTCCGGGCAGTGGCGCCGCACCGTCCTCATCTACGGCCGCGACGGCGACGACCTGCTGATCGTCGCCTCCTACGGGGGCTCGGACCAGCACCCCCTGTGGTATCTGAACCTGGAGGCCAACCCGGACGTACGGCTGCGCGTCGGGACGGAGCGGTTCACCGCGCGCGCCGAGACCCTCTCGCCCGAGGACAAGGCCCGGGTCTGGGACTCCCTGGTCGAGCTGTTCCCGCCCTACGCCGAGTACCGGCGCAAGACCAGCCGGGACATTCCGGTGGTGCGACTCGTGCGTACGGACGGCTGA
- the gndA gene encoding NADP-dependent phosphogluconate dehydrogenase: MSTKAQIGVTGLAVMGRNLARNFARNGYTVALHNRTASRTHQLVEEFGEEGIFVPAGTAEEFVAALERPRRLVIMVKAGEATDAVIQEFAPLLESGDMIIDGGNAHFADTRRREKELREKGIHFVGTGISGGEEGALHGPSIMPGGSVESYASLGPMLEKISAKAKDGAPCVTHVGPDGAGHFVKMVHNGIEYADMQLIGEAYQLLRDVAGYSPARIADIFRSWNEGRLDSYLIEITAEVLSHVDAATGEPFVDIVQDQAEQKGTGRWTVQIALDLGVPVSGIAEAVFARSLSGHADLRAASRHLAGPSALALPESEAAAFADRVEQALYASKIVSYTQGFHEIAAGSETYDWDIDSGAVARIWRGGCIIRAAFLDRITAAYEAEPGLVSLLSDKEFADEIAAAQDDWRAVLVAATIQGVPTPGFAAALAYYDALRAERLPAALTQGQRDFFGAHTYRRTDREGSFHTLWGGDRSEVEA; the protein is encoded by the coding sequence ATGAGCACTAAAGCCCAGATCGGTGTCACGGGTCTCGCGGTGATGGGCCGCAACCTCGCCCGGAACTTCGCCCGGAACGGATACACCGTCGCCCTCCACAACCGCACCGCGTCCCGGACGCATCAGCTGGTCGAGGAGTTCGGCGAGGAGGGCATCTTCGTCCCGGCCGGGACCGCCGAGGAGTTCGTGGCGGCGCTGGAGCGGCCGCGCCGCCTGGTGATCATGGTCAAGGCGGGCGAGGCGACGGACGCCGTGATCCAGGAGTTCGCCCCGCTCCTGGAGTCCGGGGACATGATCATCGACGGTGGCAACGCGCACTTCGCGGACACCCGCCGCCGCGAGAAGGAGCTGCGGGAGAAGGGCATCCACTTCGTCGGCACCGGGATCTCCGGCGGCGAGGAGGGCGCACTGCACGGGCCGAGCATCATGCCCGGCGGCAGCGTGGAGTCGTACGCCTCGCTCGGCCCGATGCTGGAGAAGATCTCCGCGAAGGCGAAGGACGGCGCCCCGTGCGTCACGCACGTCGGTCCGGACGGCGCCGGGCACTTCGTGAAGATGGTGCACAACGGCATCGAGTACGCGGACATGCAGCTCATCGGCGAGGCGTACCAGCTGCTGCGCGACGTCGCCGGGTACTCCCCCGCGCGGATCGCGGACATCTTCCGGTCCTGGAACGAGGGCCGGCTCGACTCGTACCTGATCGAGATCACGGCGGAGGTCCTGTCGCACGTCGACGCGGCGACGGGCGAGCCGTTCGTCGACATCGTCCAGGACCAGGCCGAGCAGAAGGGCACCGGCCGCTGGACCGTGCAGATCGCCCTCGACCTGGGCGTTCCGGTGTCCGGCATCGCGGAGGCGGTGTTCGCCCGCTCGCTGTCCGGCCACGCCGACCTGCGCGCGGCCTCCCGCCACCTGGCGGGCCCGAGCGCGCTGGCGCTCCCGGAGTCGGAGGCCGCGGCCTTCGCCGACCGGGTCGAGCAGGCGCTCTACGCCTCGAAGATCGTGTCGTACACGCAGGGCTTCCACGAGATCGCCGCGGGCAGCGAGACCTACGACTGGGACATCGACTCGGGCGCGGTGGCCCGGATCTGGCGCGGCGGCTGCATCATCCGGGCGGCCTTCCTGGACCGGATCACGGCGGCGTACGAGGCCGAGCCCGGCCTGGTGAGCCTGCTCTCCGACAAGGAGTTCGCCGACGAGATCGCCGCGGCCCAGGACGACTGGCGTGCCGTCCTGGTCGCCGCGACCATCCAGGGTGTCCCCACGCCGGGCTTCGCGGCGGCGCTCGCCTACTACGACGCGCTGCGCGCCGAGCGGCTGCCGGCCGCGCTCACCCAGGGCCAGCGGGACTTCTTCGGCGCGCACACCTACCGGCGCACCGACCGCGAGGGCTCGTTCCACACGCTCTGGGGCGGTGACCGCTCCGAGGTGGAGGCCTGA
- a CDS encoding acetylxylan esterase, producing the protein MPHFDLSLDELRAYKPALTAPDDFDVFWEKTLAEAGEYALDARFEPVDLPYTAVDVFDVTFAGFGGHPVKGWLVLPAGTRGPIPAVVQYIGYNGGRGLPHTHLQWAAAGFAHFVMDTRGQGSGGSVGDTPDPVGSAPAVAGFMTQGIQDPHDYFYRRVYTDAVRAVEAARSHPLVDASRVAVVGGSQGGGISIAVAGLVPDLRAVAPDVPFLCHFGRAATLTERHPYREIALYLKTHIGQDERVFRTLSYFDGMNFAARATAPGLFSVALEDQTCPPSTVFAAYNHWAGPERSMEVYAFNDHEGGGSFQQAVQLQWVPRHLRG; encoded by the coding sequence GTGCCTCATTTCGACCTGTCGCTCGACGAACTGCGGGCCTACAAGCCCGCCCTGACGGCCCCCGACGACTTCGACGTCTTCTGGGAGAAGACGCTGGCCGAGGCCGGGGAGTACGCGCTCGACGCGCGGTTCGAGCCCGTCGACCTGCCGTACACGGCGGTCGACGTATTCGACGTTACGTTCGCGGGCTTCGGCGGGCACCCCGTGAAGGGCTGGCTGGTCCTTCCCGCGGGCACCCGGGGGCCGATTCCGGCCGTCGTGCAGTACATCGGCTACAACGGCGGCCGGGGCCTGCCCCACACCCACCTTCAGTGGGCCGCCGCCGGTTTCGCGCACTTCGTGATGGACACGCGCGGCCAGGGCAGCGGCGGCTCGGTCGGTGACACGCCGGACCCGGTCGGCAGCGCCCCCGCGGTCGCCGGATTCATGACCCAGGGGATACAGGACCCGCACGACTACTTCTACCGCCGCGTCTACACGGACGCCGTGCGCGCCGTCGAGGCCGCCCGCTCGCACCCGCTGGTCGACGCCTCCCGGGTCGCCGTGGTCGGCGGCAGCCAGGGCGGCGGCATCTCCATCGCCGTCGCCGGCCTCGTCCCCGACCTGCGGGCCGTCGCGCCCGACGTGCCGTTCCTGTGCCACTTCGGCCGCGCGGCCACGCTCACCGAGCGTCACCCGTACCGGGAGATCGCCCTGTACCTGAAGACGCACATCGGGCAGGACGAGCGCGTCTTCCGCACGCTGTCGTACTTCGACGGCATGAACTTCGCGGCCCGCGCCACGGCGCCCGGTCTCTTCTCGGTCGCGCTGGAGGACCAGACCTGCCCGCCGTCGACCGTGTTCGCGGCGTACAACCACTGGGCAGGCCCGGAGCGCTCGATGGAGGTGTACGCCTTCAACGACCACGAGGGCGGCGGTTCCTTCCAGCAGGCGGTCCAACTCCAGTGGGTCCCGCGGCACTTGAGGGGCTGA
- a CDS encoding transglycosylase family protein, which produces MALRGRHRRYQPSRVNRASLTVTVGGAGMAIPLIGAGGAHAADVGTWNKVAACESSNNWSINTGNGFYGGLQFTASTWSAYGGRAYAPRADLATKDQQIAVAEKVLEGQGPGAWPVCSERGGLTRGAAAPVRTVEKTKVVKDVKDVKPEVTPQSTASKGRPEMYTVVHGDTLSGIAETRKVSGGWTRLYAANRTVVGGDPDLIVPGQRLTVPGHGRSEPKADTHRTAPGKPDAKKTEAKKTESKRPGKTEKAQKTEKVEKAETKKAATGHKASSGGVVAPVSASIGTPYHAAGSSWSKGYHTGVDFEVPTGTSVKAIEAGTVVSAGWGGSYGYEVVIRHADGKYSQYGHLSALAVKSGQRVVTGQRIARSGSTGNSTGPHLHFEVRTGPGFGSDVDPLAYLRAHGVRI; this is translated from the coding sequence ATGGCATTACGCGGCCGGCACCGCCGGTATCAGCCGAGCCGGGTCAACCGGGCCTCGCTCACCGTGACCGTGGGCGGCGCCGGCATGGCGATCCCGCTGATCGGCGCGGGCGGCGCGCACGCGGCGGACGTCGGCACCTGGAACAAGGTGGCGGCCTGCGAGTCCAGCAACAACTGGAGCATCAACACGGGCAACGGGTTCTACGGCGGCCTGCAGTTCACCGCCTCCACCTGGTCCGCGTACGGCGGCCGGGCCTACGCCCCGCGCGCCGACCTCGCCACCAAGGACCAGCAGATCGCCGTCGCCGAGAAGGTCCTGGAGGGCCAGGGCCCCGGCGCCTGGCCGGTCTGCTCGGAGCGGGGCGGACTGACCCGCGGCGCGGCCGCACCCGTGCGGACCGTCGAGAAGACCAAGGTCGTCAAGGACGTCAAGGACGTCAAACCCGAGGTCACCCCGCAGTCGACGGCGAGCAAGGGCCGCCCGGAGATGTACACCGTCGTCCACGGCGACACCCTCTCCGGCATCGCCGAGACACGGAAGGTGAGCGGCGGCTGGACCCGCCTGTACGCCGCCAACCGCACGGTCGTCGGCGGCGACCCGGACCTGATCGTCCCCGGTCAGCGGCTGACGGTGCCCGGACACGGCAGGAGCGAGCCGAAGGCCGACACCCACCGGACCGCGCCGGGGAAACCGGACGCGAAGAAGACCGAGGCGAAGAAGACCGAGTCCAAGAGGCCCGGGAAGACCGAGAAGGCGCAGAAGACCGAGAAGGTCGAGAAGGCCGAGACCAAGAAGGCCGCCACCGGGCACAAGGCGTCGTCGGGCGGCGTCGTCGCCCCGGTCTCCGCGTCCATCGGCACCCCGTACCACGCGGCCGGTTCCTCCTGGTCGAAGGGCTATCACACAGGCGTCGACTTCGAGGTGCCCACCGGCACGTCGGTGAAGGCGATCGAGGCGGGCACGGTCGTGTCGGCCGGCTGGGGCGGCAGCTACGGCTACGAAGTGGTGATCCGGCACGCCGACGGCAAGTACAGCCAGTACGGGCATCTGTCGGCCCTCGCCGTGAAGAGCGGACAGCGCGTGGTGACCGGGCAGCGCATCGCCCGCTCCGGGTCCACGGGCAACAGCACGGGCCCGCATCTGCACTTCGAGGTGCGGACCGGGCCCGGCTTCGGCAGCGACGTGGACCCGCTCGCCTATCTGCGGGCCCACGGCGTCAGGATCTGA
- a CDS encoding DMT family transporter: MSALALSVLLSLVSAVAYAGGAIVQERVAETSPQTAYAPLRRPAWWGAGCLNGLGALLHVVALAFGPLSLVQPLGALTIVLALPMAALLVGRRAGATAWRGAVMATAGLAGLLALTGDASEQSLGGPQRLLVGLITAGGVLVLLTSARAVHRHPVVRSVLLAVAAGGAFGMASVFTKSVAVDWSGEPLEQLTTLLAIAGLAVTGMLVSQASYRGAGLAVPLATATVVNPVVAAAVGITLFGETFRHGTIGTVLALGCGVVAAGGLILLTTERIGRGQPGQVVAHGSPEVAERDDEVGPAGTAVPDGRTVPDGLTAPGGPAARDSPAVPDSPAALDSLPRQSKDRRGRLGSPCEDRFLRS; encoded by the coding sequence ATGAGCGCCCTGGCGCTGTCCGTGCTGCTGTCGCTCGTCTCCGCGGTGGCCTACGCGGGCGGGGCGATCGTGCAGGAGCGGGTGGCCGAGACCTCCCCGCAGACGGCGTACGCGCCGCTGCGCAGGCCCGCGTGGTGGGGCGCGGGGTGCCTGAACGGCCTGGGCGCCCTGCTGCACGTCGTGGCGCTCGCTTTCGGCCCGCTGAGCCTGGTGCAGCCTCTGGGCGCGCTGACGATCGTCCTGGCGCTGCCGATGGCGGCCCTGCTCGTGGGGCGCCGGGCAGGGGCCACCGCGTGGCGCGGGGCGGTCATGGCGACGGCCGGTCTCGCGGGCCTCCTCGCCCTCACCGGGGACGCCTCCGAGCAGTCCCTGGGCGGGCCGCAGCGGCTGCTCGTCGGCCTGATCACGGCCGGTGGCGTGCTGGTCCTGCTGACGTCGGCGCGGGCCGTGCACCGGCACCCGGTGGTGCGCTCGGTCCTGCTGGCCGTCGCGGCGGGCGGGGCGTTCGGCATGGCGTCGGTGTTCACGAAGTCGGTGGCCGTGGACTGGTCGGGCGAGCCGCTGGAGCAGCTCACGACGCTGCTGGCGATCGCGGGCCTGGCCGTCACCGGCATGCTCGTGTCGCAGGCCTCCTACCGGGGTGCGGGCCTGGCCGTGCCGCTGGCCACCGCCACGGTGGTGAACCCGGTGGTCGCGGCGGCGGTCGGCATCACGCTGTTCGGCGAGACGTTCCGGCACGGCACGATCGGTACGGTGCTCGCGCTGGGCTGCGGTGTCGTCGCGGCGGGCGGCCTGATCCTGCTGACGACCGAGCGCATCGGGCGCGGGCAGCCGGGGCAGGTCGTCGCCCACGGTTCACCTGAGGTCGCGGAGCGTGACGATGAGGTCGGCCCGGCGGGTACGGCCGTCCCGGACGGGCGGACGGTTCCCGACGGTCTGACGGCTCCGGGCGGCCCGGCGGCGCGGGACAGCCCGGCGGTCCCGGACAGTCCCGCGGCGCTGGACAGCCTGCCGCGCCAGTCCAAGGACCGGCGCGGTCGGCTGGGCAGCCCGTGCGAGGACCGGTTCCTCAGATCCTGA
- the glgA gene encoding glycogen synthase, with protein sequence MGLLSREYPPDVYGGAGVHVEFLARELRPLVDLEVHTWGEGAGDGVRRHRAWPALDGANDALRTLSVDLSMAAALEGRQLVHSHTWYTNLAGHLAALHLGIPHVLTAHSLEPLRPWKAEQLGGGYALSAWAERTAIEAADGVIAVSRAMRDDILACYPTLEPKRVRVVHNGIDVSLYQADPGTDVLRRFGVDPNRPYVLFVGRITRQKGVPHLLRAAHELAKGVQLVLCAGAPDTPEIGREFRELVEELKRSRDGVHWIPSMLPRSEVVQLLGHATAFVCPSVYEPLGIVNLEAMACGTAVVASAVGGIPEVVAHGETGLLVPYAEQDPEGFERGLAEALNTVVADPGAADRLGAAGRERASAEFGWDAIARRTVGVYEEILNGA encoded by the coding sequence GTGGGACTGCTCAGCCGGGAATACCCGCCGGACGTCTACGGCGGTGCGGGGGTCCACGTCGAGTTCCTGGCGCGTGAGCTCCGGCCGCTCGTCGACCTGGAGGTGCACACCTGGGGCGAGGGCGCGGGCGACGGGGTGCGCCGGCACCGCGCCTGGCCCGCCCTGGACGGGGCGAACGACGCGCTGCGCACGCTCTCCGTGGACCTCTCCATGGCCGCCGCGCTCGAAGGCCGCCAGCTCGTCCACTCGCACACCTGGTACACGAACCTCGCCGGCCATCTCGCGGCGCTCCACCTCGGCATCCCGCACGTCCTGACCGCCCACTCCCTCGAACCGCTGCGCCCCTGGAAGGCCGAGCAGCTCGGCGGCGGCTACGCACTGTCGGCCTGGGCGGAGCGCACCGCGATCGAGGCCGCGGACGGGGTGATCGCGGTGTCCCGGGCGATGCGCGACGACATCCTCGCCTGCTACCCGACGCTGGAGCCGAAGCGCGTGCGCGTCGTGCACAACGGCATCGACGTCTCGCTCTACCAGGCCGACCCCGGCACCGACGTGCTGCGCCGCTTCGGCGTCGACCCGAACCGCCCGTACGTACTGTTCGTCGGCCGCATCACCCGGCAGAAGGGCGTGCCCCATCTGCTGCGCGCGGCCCACGAGTTGGCCAAGGGCGTGCAGCTGGTGCTGTGCGCGGGCGCGCCGGACACCCCCGAGATCGGGCGTGAGTTCCGGGAGCTGGTGGAGGAGCTGAAGCGGTCCCGCGACGGGGTGCACTGGATCCCGTCGATGCTGCCCCGCTCCGAGGTCGTCCAACTCCTCGGCCACGCCACGGCGTTCGTCTGCCCGTCGGTCTACGAACCGCTCGGCATCGTCAACCTGGAGGCGATGGCCTGCGGCACCGCGGTCGTCGCCTCCGCGGTCGGCGGCATCCCCGAGGTGGTGGCCCACGGCGAGACCGGCCTGCTCGTCCCGTACGCGGAGCAGGACCCGGAGGGCTTCGAGCGCGGCCTGGCCGAGGCACTGAACACCGTGGTCGCCGATCCCGGCGCGGCGGACCGGCTCGGCGCGGCCGGACGCGAGCGGGCATCCGCCGAATTCGGCTGGGACGCGATAGCCCGCCGCACGGTGGGGGTATACGAGGAGATCCTGAACGGCGCTTGA